From Anopheles darlingi chromosome 2, idAnoDarlMG_H_01, whole genome shotgun sequence, the proteins below share one genomic window:
- the LOC125952422 gene encoding sarcoplasmic calcium-binding protein 1: MSYSWDQRVEFIVRHMYDIDNNGFLDNNDFQCMALRATVIEGKGEINPARLNEYKFIMKSLWDEISALADFDKDGKITTDEFKQAVKQTCVGKPYAEFPKAMKAFIEAHYKMMDINNDGLVSIEEYRYNCITRLAVDDIKLVDDSYNSLVSEEDNKRGGITLERYQELYSHFLGNENAKCPAIYLFGPIPQ, from the exons atGAGCTACTCGTGGGATCAGCGTGTCGAGTTCATCGTCCGTCACATGTACG ACATTGACAACAATGGCTTCCTGGATAACAACGATTTCCAGTGCATGGCTCTCCGTGCCACCGTCATCGAGGGCAAGGGCGAGATCAACCCGGCCCGCCTGAACGAATACAAGTTCATCATGAAGTCGCTCTGGGATGAGATCTCCGCCCTTGCCGATTTCGACAAG GATGGCAAAATCACCACCGACGAATTCAAACAGGCCGTCAAGCAGACCTGCGTTGGCAAGCCGTACGCCGAGTTCCCGAAG GCCATGAAGGCTTTCATTGAAGCTCACTACAAGATGATGGACATCAACAACGACGGTCTGGTCAGCATAGAGGAGTACCGTTACAACTGCATCACCCGTCTGGCCGTCGATGACATCAAGCTGGTTGATGATTCCTACAACAGCCTGGTCAGC GAGGAGGACAACAAGCGCGGTGGTATCACCCTGGAGAGATACCAGGAACTGTACTCGCACTTCCTCGGTAACGAGAACGCCAAGTGCCCGGCCATCTACCTGTTCGGCCCAATTCCACAGTAA
- the LOC125952346 gene encoding protein-serine O-palmitoleoyltransferase porcupine, with protein MDYDYYDDYYEEYYDQSDAPRRAFQREMNLEETIESCVHPSFQFALEYTLNFVVTNVLFSVAVRLFNRKLAPQRYLHLLSCLFGAALMYRVMDYGYFHFLQLAISLYLVQLALNRWVVDSRNRHIKPSFVVTFCGIVNLLLSELLAPSPESWNRVRGTQMILLMKILSLSFDIDDNGTTRNHLNLLSYAGYILCPANVILGPWISFSDYLAIWRSTPADTKGARSASVGRQLVIYVFRVFTSALLSIGFLLTSNCFIDYLLGPTGNSWKWIRAYSRALSFRTSHYFVAYLSQCTMIAATIERNRGSTDDPRESWMIPSSSIYRVTSPQAVEFPRSMVQIVTAWNIPMHHWLKRYIFRSTKRSLGTAMAIAVTYVVSSLLHGLHYRLWVTLLSIGAWTYVEHELRKKIATIYSACVLVGRCPSRCTAHTHRAGSLFSIVINTLFFLLNVFNLIYLGCIFEPTERLPEESKRDLSIFAPWAELHFVSHWALAFAYLFFLII; from the coding sequence ATGGATTACGATTATTACGATGACTACTACGAGGAATACTACGACCAATCGGATGCACCGAGGCGGGCCTTCCAGCGCGAGATGAATCTCGAGGAAACGATCGAAAGCTGTGTGCATCCGTCGTTTCAGTTTGCCCTGGAGTACACCCTTAATTTTGTCGTGACAAATGTTCTCTTCAGCGTGGCCGTACGGCTATTCAACCGTAAATTGGCCCCCCAGCGGTACCTGCATTTGCTGAGCTGCCTTTTCGGTGCGGCGCTCATGTATCGCGTGATGGACTATggttattttcatttcctgcaGCTAGCGATCTCGCTATACCTGGTACAATTGGCACTGAACCGCTGGGTTGTCGACTCACGCAATCGCCACATCAAACCCTCATTCGTGGTCACCTTCTGTGGTATAGTGAACCTGCTGCTTAGCGAGCTACTGGCGCCTTCGCCCGAATCCTGGAATAGAGTACGAGGCACACAAATGATACTGCTAATGAAGATACTCTCGCTTTCCTTCGATATCGACGATAACGGTACGACGAGGAATCATCTAAACCTGCTTTCTTACGCTGGCTACATCCTTTGTCCGGCAAACGTTATCCTTGGACCGTGGATTTCGTTTAGTGATTATCTTGCCATATGGAGAAGTACACCGGCTGACACGAAAGGAGCACGATCCGCGTCCGTTGGTCGCCAGTTGGTGATCTATGTATTCCGAGTATTCACTAGCGCCCTCCTATCGATCGGGTTTCTGCTAACATCCAACTGCTTCATCGACTATTTGCTCGGTCCGACCGGAAACAGCTGGAAATGGATTCGAGCGTACAGCAGAGCTCTATCCTTCCGCACCAGCCATTACTTCGTCGCCTACCTTTCGCAATGCACGATGATTGCGGCCACCATCGAACGGAACAGAGGATCAACGGACGACCCGCGTGAATCGTGGATGATACCAAGCTCATCTATTTACCGTGTAACATCTCCGCAGGCCGTGGAGTTTCCCCGATCCATGGTGCAGATCGTAACGGCCTGGAACATACCGATGCATCACTGGCTGAAGCGTTACATTTTCCGCTCAACCAAACGATCGCTCGGTACGGCAATGGCGATCGCCGTCACTTATGTGGTCTCTTCCCTTCTCCACGGTTTACACTATCGATTGTGGGTGACGCTACTCAGTATCGGGGCCTGGACCTATGTAGAACATGAGCTTCGGAAAAAGATTGCCACCATCTATTCGGCTTGCGTGCTTGTTGGACGATGTCCGAGCCGCTGTACAGCCCATACGCATCGAGCGGGAAGCCTCTTCAGCATCGTCATAAATACGCTGTTCTTCTTGCTGAACGTTTTCAATCTTATCTACCTCGGATGTATCTTCGAACCGACGGAACGATTGCCTGAGGAAAGCAAACGCGATCTATCGATTTTCGCGCCCTGGGCCGAACTCCACTTCGTCTCGCACTGGGCACTTGCCTTTGCTTATCTGTTTTTCCTGATCATATGA